A region of Thermococcus argininiproducens DNA encodes the following proteins:
- a CDS encoding carbohydrate ABC transporter permease — translation MNEETKFMLKRITFYTFIFTVVAWIIIPIIISTLYGFSIKEDYYNPEKILPTTFTVKYVKTLLITLGALEGIKNSVIVAVMTIAISFILGIPAGYAVAKFIFPGKDTIKLSIVALRMFPIPVMAIPLVILYIRLNLIDTLFGVALAHTAMALPFVVLITSSIFAGVSKELEEAAMVFGLTRLGSFFKITLPLALPGLAAAAMFTFVMSWNEVFVASILTLSQRTLPAQILSIMAGASGGAAPDYYKFAAAFIMILPAITFIFFARKYLVTMWGITLK, via the coding sequence ATGAACGAGGAAACCAAATTTATGCTCAAAAGGATAACATTTTATACATTTATTTTCACGGTAGTGGCATGGATAATTATTCCAATAATAATCTCGACTCTCTACGGATTTTCCATTAAGGAAGATTACTACAATCCTGAAAAGATACTCCCAACAACCTTCACAGTTAAATACGTTAAAACCCTCCTCATAACACTAGGGGCTCTGGAGGGCATAAAAAATAGCGTTATTGTGGCAGTTATGACGATCGCTATAAGCTTTATCCTTGGGATTCCCGCTGGATATGCAGTTGCAAAGTTCATCTTCCCAGGAAAAGATACAATAAAACTCTCAATAGTAGCTCTAAGGATGTTCCCAATTCCTGTAATGGCAATCCCTCTGGTGATTTTATACATACGGCTTAACCTTATCGATACACTATTTGGAGTAGCCTTAGCTCATACAGCAATGGCACTCCCATTTGTAGTATTGATAACCTCAAGCATCTTTGCTGGAGTGTCAAAAGAACTTGAAGAGGCCGCTATGGTGTTTGGACTAACAAGACTGGGCTCATTTTTCAAGATTACTTTACCCTTAGCTTTACCAGGACTGGCTGCTGCAGCAATGTTTACCTTTGTTATGTCTTGGAATGAAGTATTCGTAGCTTCAATCTTAACACTCTCCCAGAGAACTCTCCCCGCACAGATATTATCCATAATGGCTGGAGCAAGCGGAGGAGCAGCACCAGATTATTATAAGTTCGCAGCTGCATTCATCATGATACTCCCAGCTATCACATTCATATTCTTTGCAAGAAAGTACTTGGTCACCATGTGGGGTATA